A genomic region of Mycobacterium senriense contains the following coding sequences:
- a CDS encoding ABC transporter ATP-binding protein, whose translation MQGFAAPLAKTRSPVAAVMQDKQVADRDARNDVVFEFVDVVVERQGVRALDGLTVAVPGHGVTAVFGPSGSGKSTLLRLCNRLELPTSGRVAFYGSDIAGLDPLWLRRRVGMCFQRPTPFPGTVADNLRAADPDASDARMHETLARVALTGSWLDRDVAALSGGEAQRVCLARTLMAQPQVLLLDEPTSAVDTEAAEVIERAVRELAADGIPALWVTHNSAQVGRAADRVLRLESGCSLGLGRVASRPGDGSVA comes from the coding sequence TTGCAAGGATTCGCCGCGCCGCTCGCGAAGACGCGATCGCCCGTCGCCGCGGTGATGCAGGATAAGCAGGTGGCCGATCGGGACGCCCGTAACGACGTGGTGTTCGAGTTCGTCGATGTCGTCGTGGAACGGCAGGGAGTGCGCGCTCTGGACGGGCTGACCGTCGCCGTTCCGGGGCACGGTGTCACGGCGGTGTTCGGGCCGTCGGGCTCGGGCAAATCGACCCTGCTCCGGCTGTGCAACCGGCTGGAGCTGCCGACGAGCGGACGAGTCGCTTTCTACGGGTCGGACATCGCCGGGCTCGACCCGCTGTGGCTGCGGCGCCGGGTGGGCATGTGTTTTCAGCGCCCGACGCCATTTCCCGGCACGGTCGCCGACAACCTGCGGGCTGCCGATCCCGATGCGTCCGACGCGCGGATGCACGAAACGCTGGCCCGCGTCGCGCTGACCGGATCGTGGTTGGACCGCGACGTGGCCGCCCTCTCGGGTGGCGAGGCGCAACGCGTATGCCTGGCCCGCACCCTGATGGCACAACCCCAGGTGCTGCTGCTGGACGAACCCACCTCCGCCGTCGACACCGAGGCTGCCGAGGTCATCGAGCGCGCGGTGCGCGAACTGGCCGCCGACGGCATTCCCGCCCTGTGGGTCACCCATAACTCGGCGCAGGTGGGACGGGCGGCCGACCGGGTCCTGCGCCTGGAGTCCGGCTGCAGCCTGGGCCTGGGCAGGGTCGCCTCCAGGCCCGGCGACGGCTCGGTGGCGTGA
- a CDS encoding ABC transporter permease, protein MNGQVGWVGLATSLILVAFAAGISLWRRLGLERQLLWAAGRALVQLLLVGGALTLLFEPGRSLWWSWAWVAGMVAYAGDVARRRAPEVPRFAPLAVAAFAGAAVVTLGVIFGLRVFPLQGRTLVPVAGMMIGNSMTAMVLVARRLVDELRDKRDEVEARLALGQPSRQAAAPYLRIALRSAISPQIETTKATGLVFLPGAMTGLILAGVPPLQAVLVQAVVMFLILGSVAATTVVVAMGIVRLVFTRDHRLLALGRRPETAG, encoded by the coding sequence ATGAACGGTCAAGTCGGTTGGGTGGGCCTGGCGACGTCGCTGATCCTGGTGGCGTTCGCGGCGGGGATCTCGCTGTGGCGGCGGCTGGGTTTGGAGCGGCAGCTGCTGTGGGCCGCGGGCCGCGCGCTGGTGCAGCTGCTGCTCGTGGGCGGCGCGCTGACGCTGCTGTTCGAGCCGGGCCGGTCGCTGTGGTGGTCGTGGGCGTGGGTCGCCGGAATGGTGGCCTACGCGGGGGATGTAGCCCGGCGCAGGGCGCCGGAGGTGCCGCGGTTTGCGCCGCTGGCCGTGGCCGCGTTCGCCGGCGCGGCCGTGGTGACGCTGGGAGTGATCTTCGGCCTGCGGGTTTTCCCGCTGCAGGGGCGCACGCTCGTGCCGGTCGCCGGGATGATGATCGGCAATTCGATGACCGCCATGGTGCTGGTGGCCCGGCGGTTGGTCGACGAGCTGCGCGACAAACGCGACGAGGTCGAGGCACGCCTCGCGCTGGGGCAACCGTCGAGGCAGGCCGCGGCACCGTACCTGCGAATCGCCTTGCGCTCGGCGATATCTCCGCAGATCGAGACCACCAAGGCCACCGGCCTGGTGTTCCTGCCGGGAGCCATGACCGGCCTCATCCTCGCCGGGGTGCCGCCGTTGCAGGCCGTGCTGGTGCAGGCCGTGGTGATGTTCTTGATCCTGGGTTCGGTCGCCGCCACCACCGTGGTCGTCGCGATGGGCATCGTCCGGCTGGTGTTCACCCGTGACCATCGGCTGCTGGCGCTGGGCCGGCGGCCCGAGACCGCCGGGTGA
- a CDS encoding enoyl-CoA hydratase, which translates to MTVSEQADAGAAEANAPELVAYETLDEGRIARIWLNRPEAHNAQSRGLLVQLDEAFGRAEADDTVRVVILAARGRNFSAGHDLGSEQALAERAPGPGQHPSFRSRGATLEPIMEKLYHQEWHYFFENTCRWRDLRKITIAQVQGNAISAGLMLIWACDLIVAADNAKFSDVVAVRLGMPGVEYYAHPWEFGPRKAKELLLTGDSIDADEAHRLGMVSKVFPVDELEDKTLEFARRIAERPTMASLLIKDSVNAASDAMGYTEALRHAFHVHLLGHAHWAAFNENRWPVGQPPHVEDWRDAKPTKVARRDTP; encoded by the coding sequence ATGACAGTCTCCGAGCAAGCCGACGCCGGGGCGGCCGAAGCCAACGCCCCGGAACTGGTGGCCTATGAAACCCTCGACGAGGGCCGCATCGCCCGGATCTGGCTGAACCGGCCCGAAGCCCACAACGCGCAGAGTCGCGGCCTGCTGGTCCAGCTTGACGAGGCGTTCGGCCGGGCCGAGGCCGACGACACGGTTCGCGTGGTGATCCTCGCGGCCCGCGGCAGGAACTTCTCCGCCGGCCACGACCTGGGCTCCGAGCAGGCGCTGGCCGAGCGCGCACCGGGGCCTGGGCAGCATCCGAGCTTCCGTTCGCGCGGGGCCACGCTCGAGCCGATCATGGAGAAGCTGTACCACCAGGAGTGGCACTATTTCTTCGAAAACACTTGCCGCTGGCGCGATCTGCGCAAGATCACCATCGCTCAGGTGCAGGGCAACGCGATCTCGGCCGGCTTGATGCTGATCTGGGCCTGCGACCTGATCGTCGCGGCCGACAATGCGAAGTTCAGCGACGTCGTCGCGGTCCGGTTGGGCATGCCGGGTGTCGAATACTATGCCCACCCTTGGGAATTCGGGCCGCGTAAGGCCAAAGAACTACTGCTGACCGGGGATTCGATCGACGCGGACGAGGCGCACCGGCTGGGCATGGTGTCGAAGGTTTTCCCGGTCGACGAATTAGAGGACAAGACACTCGAATTCGCGCGACGCATCGCCGAGCGGCCCACGATGGCCTCGCTGCTCATCAAGGATTCGGTCAATGCCGCGTCCGACGCGATGGGCTACACCGAGGCGCTGCGGCACGCGTTCCACGTGCACCTGCTGGGGCATGCCCACTGGGCGGCGTTCAACGAAAACCGGTGGCCGGTTGGCCAGCCTCCGCACGTCGAGGATTGGCGTGACGCGAAGCCGACGAAGGTGGCGCGCCGCGACACGCCCTAG
- a CDS encoding SDR family oxidoreductase encodes MQLSFEDRTYLITGGGSGIGKGVAAGLVAAGASVMIIGRNADRLAGAVEEIEALPGDGSIRYEPADITNEDEAARAVDAVTAWHGRLHGVVHCAGGSETIGPITQIDSELWRQTIDLNVNGTMYVLKHSARELVRGGGGSFVGISSIAASNTHRWFGAYGVGKSALDHLMQLAADELGASWVRVNSIRPGLIRTELVAPILDSPELSADYRAITPLPRPGEVEDVANVAMFLLSDASSYVTGQIINVDGGVLLRRGPDFSAMLEPAFGADALRGVV; translated from the coding sequence GTGCAGCTTTCGTTCGAAGACCGGACCTATCTGATCACCGGCGGCGGCAGCGGGATCGGCAAGGGCGTGGCCGCCGGGCTGGTCGCGGCCGGCGCCTCCGTCATGATCATCGGCCGTAACGCCGATCGGCTCGCGGGGGCCGTCGAGGAGATCGAAGCCCTCCCCGGCGACGGCTCCATTCGTTACGAGCCCGCCGACATCACCAACGAAGACGAGGCGGCGCGCGCCGTCGACGCCGTGACGGCCTGGCATGGCCGGCTGCACGGCGTGGTGCACTGCGCCGGCGGATCGGAGACCATCGGACCGATCACCCAGATCGACTCGGAGTTGTGGCGGCAGACCATCGACCTCAATGTCAACGGAACCATGTACGTGCTCAAGCACTCCGCGCGCGAACTGGTGCGCGGTGGCGGCGGATCGTTCGTCGGCATCTCGTCGATCGCGGCCAGCAACACCCACCGCTGGTTCGGCGCCTACGGCGTCGGCAAATCGGCGCTGGACCACCTGATGCAGTTGGCCGCCGACGAGCTCGGAGCGTCGTGGGTGCGGGTCAACAGCATTCGCCCGGGCCTGATCCGCACCGAGCTGGTGGCCCCCATCCTCGATTCGCCCGAGCTGAGCGCGGACTACCGGGCCATTACGCCGCTGCCCCGACCGGGCGAGGTCGAAGACGTCGCGAATGTGGCGATGTTTTTGCTCAGCGATGCGTCCAGCTACGTGACCGGCCAGATCATCAACGTCGACGGGGGGGTGCTGTTGCGTCGCGGCCCGGATTTCTCGGCGATGCTGGAACCGGCCTTCGGCGCCGACGCGCTACGCGGAGTGGTCTAG